Proteins from one Helicobacter ganmani genomic window:
- the tkt gene encoding transketolase — protein sequence MLDKNELNEYALMANALRFLCADMVQNANSGHPGAPMGLADIAVVLGFHIRLNPKNPKWINRDRLIFSGGHASALVYSLLHLWGFEVSLEDLKNFRKFGSKTPGHPEYKHTPGVEITTGPLGQGIANAVGFAMAGKLAASMLGEDLIHHKVYCLCGDGDLEEGISYEAASLAGHHGLNNLILIYDSNNITIEGDCCIAMSENIKARFEAQNWEVFSIDGHNFLEIDEALKKAKSALKPVLIIAKTQIAKGSQKFCGSHKAHGAPLGAEEICISKESLGFNPEEQFFIPQSCKIRFQNTAELGELENHKWNQIFAESSQKSLLEEMLKPDFSKIVYPNFEEQEAQGKAIATRASNGIILNAIAQALPGFVGGSADLAPSNNTELKGKGDFPKGRNFHFGIREHAMGAISNAMANYGLFLPFCATFFVFSDYLAPSVRVASLMQSKVFYIWTHDSIGVGEDGATHEPIEQLSHFRAMPNLNVFRPCDAFENVACWQVAFEIKGPCAFVLSRQNLPILEKVSKENVQKGAYLKLASKLDLQNPKITLLASGSEIELALKSAEKLEQEGISTQVVSVPCYDLFIQESKDYRDSLLKGKVIALEASRALEWFAFAEEVIGMSSFGASGKGEELFKYFGFSVENVIQTAKKHLG from the coding sequence ATGTTAGATAAAAATGAGTTAAACGAATATGCTTTGATGGCAAATGCTTTGCGGTTTCTTTGTGCTGATATGGTGCAAAATGCCAATAGCGGACACCCTGGTGCTCCAATGGGGTTAGCAGATATTGCGGTGGTGCTTGGATTCCATATTAGACTAAATCCAAAAAATCCTAAGTGGATTAATCGTGATAGATTGATTTTTAGTGGTGGGCACGCAAGTGCGCTTGTGTATTCTCTGCTGCATTTATGGGGTTTTGAAGTGAGCTTGGAGGATTTGAAAAACTTTCGTAAATTTGGTTCTAAAACGCCCGGACACCCAGAATACAAACATACTCCCGGAGTTGAAATCACCACAGGACCGCTAGGACAAGGAATCGCAAATGCAGTCGGGTTTGCAATGGCGGGTAAGCTTGCTGCTTCTATGCTAGGTGAGGATTTGATTCATCACAAAGTCTATTGTTTGTGTGGCGATGGGGATTTAGAAGAGGGTATTTCGTATGAAGCTGCTTCGCTTGCTGGGCATCACGGCTTAAACAATTTAATTTTAATTTATGATTCTAATAACATTACGATTGAGGGAGATTGTTGCATTGCGATGAGCGAAAATATCAAGGCGCGTTTTGAGGCTCAAAATTGGGAGGTGTTCAGCATAGATGGACATAATTTCCTAGAGATTGATGAGGCTTTAAAAAAGGCAAAAAGTGCGCTTAAGCCCGTGCTAATTATTGCAAAAACACAAATTGCCAAAGGTTCGCAAAAATTCTGCGGCTCGCATAAAGCACACGGAGCACCGCTAGGGGCAGAGGAGATTTGCATCTCAAAAGAGAGCTTGGGATTCAATCCAGAGGAGCAGTTTTTTATCCCGCAATCTTGCAAAATTCGCTTCCAAAATACCGCAGAATTAGGAGAATTAGAAAATCATAAATGGAATCAAATCTTTGCAGAAAGTAGCCAGAAATCTCTTTTAGAGGAAATGTTGAAGCCAGATTTTAGCAAAATTGTTTATCCAAACTTTGAAGAACAAGAAGCGCAAGGCAAAGCAATTGCAACGCGTGCAAGTAATGGAATCATCTTGAATGCAATCGCACAGGCTTTACCCGGATTTGTTGGGGGAAGCGCGGATTTAGCTCCGTCCAATAATACAGAATTAAAAGGCAAGGGAGATTTTCCAAAGGGTAGAAATTTTCACTTTGGAATCCGAGAACACGCAATGGGCGCAATCAGTAATGCAATGGCTAATTATGGTTTGTTTTTGCCATTTTGTGCTACCTTTTTTGTGTTTAGTGATTATTTAGCACCAAGTGTTAGAGTGGCAAGCTTAATGCAAAGTAAAGTCTTTTATATTTGGACACACGATTCTATCGGTGTTGGAGAAGATGGGGCGACACACGAACCTATTGAGCAGTTAAGCCATTTTCGCGCTATGCCAAACCTCAATGTTTTTCGTCCTTGCGACGCCTTTGAAAATGTTGCTTGTTGGCAAGTGGCTTTTGAGATTAAGGGACCATGCGCGTTTGTTTTAAGTCGTCAAAATTTACCAATTTTAGAAAAAGTTTCTAAAGAAAACGTGCAAAAAGGTGCATATTTGAAATTGGCTTCTAAATTGGATTTGCAAAACCCAAAAATCACACTTCTAGCAAGTGGCAGCGAAATAGAGCTTGCTCTAAAGAGTGCTGAAAAGCTAGAACAAGAGGGAATCTCAACGCAAGTTGTTAGTGTGCCTTGTTATGATTTATTTATACAGGAGAGCAAAGATTATCGGGATTCTTTGTTGAAAGGCAAAGTCATTGCATTAGAAGCAAGTCGTGCTTTGGAATGGTTTGCTTTTGCAGAGGAAGTGATTGGTATGTCTAGTTTTGGCGCAAGCGGAAAGGGCGAGGAATTATTTAAGTATTTTGGTTTTAGTGTGGAAAATGTAATACAAACTGCCAAAAAACATTTGGGATAA